DNA from Triticum aestivum cultivar Chinese Spring chromosome 7D, IWGSC CS RefSeq v2.1, whole genome shotgun sequence:
AACTTTTGTGATTCTCCTTCTGTGTTGTTGAAGGTTGCAAGAAAGATCTCTAGTTAAGGAGACATGAGAGTATGATTAGACAATATTTCCTTGTAGTGGTTTCTTTAACATGCCAAAAGGAAATCTATAAGTACATGGGTAGCACTCATCACTCCAATGTGTTTCTGTTGCTATAGCAATTATTATTTATTAGTATACTTCATCAAATACAAGTAAGATAACTTCACCTGTATTTAGTAACTAAGCAATGAAGGAAGATAGCCATTTGCAACTTAGCAAAGTCAGCACCAACACATAACCGCACCCCGCCTCCAAAGGCCATGAATTCCTTGGAGGTACCACCAACTGGTTCAACAGTAGTACCCTGCACATATAGGTTATAGCTATGTTTCAGAGTCATATGTTTTTGTACTATGGTTTACTCCCTTGCCTTATATATATTCCTAGACCCCGTAACCTTTTCTCCGACGAAGAAAATTTTAGGCATAAAACAAATGAACATGTTAATTAGCCTTGGACTCTCCTATATTTTCTTTATCAAAACTGTACAATACTCCTTCACGCCTAAATTAATTGTCTTCAATAATTTAAACTTCACTTAGTGAGGATTGTACCAATCATGCATGAGCTACTTTTTTCAGGAACCTCTTGAGCTAAATTTTCTCTGTCATAACAGAAAATTTGAGCTACTGTTGTGGATGCACCTTATTAATAATTTAGGAACACATTAATATACAGGAAAATAAGGATAACATGCCATGTATTCCGGGAGCCTTTTCTATCGATGGGCATTGCTTTGGCCCTTTATTTATTCTTTAAAATTTGTGCATTTGATATTTCCTATAGAGTAGACAAACCTTCCACCTCCATGGATTGAACACAATGGGATCCTTGTAAACTGTAGAATCCAGATGAACACTAGAAGGATCAGTCATGATCTTTGATCCTTTTGGGATAGTGTAACCTGCATGAATCATGATCATATAAAAAATGTTAATACAAGTTAGGATACATATATAGTAGGATCCCATATACTTAACATGATATAGCTATAATTGTCTCCAAGTTAGGATACATCTATGAACGGTTAGTTCTAGATGTCACAGTAGTTTCCTTCTAAAAATATTTACCTTTTATATGAACATCCTCTGTGGCTTTTCTAAACATTACCGGAGCGATGTTACTCAGCCTTAATGCTTCATGTATAACCTACAAAATAATAATTAAGCAGATAAACACACGTGATATTGTAGAGGTGCTTATGATATTAAATATGCACTAATCATGAGCAAGTTTAGAACTTTGTAtgttgatgccattgaaaagaaAGGGCTGAAGCGAGACATATACATGAGATGTAAATTTCATGGACTTGTATTCCTCCCATGTGATTTCAGAGTCAGGATCAACCCTTCTTTTTCGAATGCTCTGGTGCTCCTCCTGGAACCATCACACTGATTGATCGAGTCATATGTTCAATAAAGTAAAGTGTTGTCTAGAAGAGACATGCAAGTGAGGTAGTGCAGGTGAGTTGTGTACTCCAAAGCAAAACATTATTTGGATTGAAAATGAGGGCTCCCAAGTCCACTTGCTGAGCATTTTCTCCACTTACTATAAGTTCCTGCAGGGCCTTGGGATCGTCCGTTAGGAATTTGAGTGCGGCAGTTATCCCAGATGACGTGGTCTCAAAGCCCACGAAGAGTAGCAAGAAAAGCAGATCCAAAGCAATTTTCTCGTTCCTTAGAAGCTTCTCCTTTTTCAAATCATCGAGTAGGAGATCGAGAAAGTCAACGCTATCTTGTCGTGAGGCCCTCTTCCTCTCGTCTAGCATTTTCGTCAAAATCTTCATGACATTCTTCCTTCCCTGTCAATGAAATAATTAACATAGATGAATCCATGGTATCTCTtaacatttattttattttattactaATTACTAGATACACAGAAGTAGTTTTATGAAATAAAAACCATTGAAGTCAAATTTATATATTGCTTCTTTGGTGCATATATTGCAAAGGCTAAGCAACCTATTTTAGAATAATTAGTTAGGTATAtcaagaaggataaagaaatacAATAAATTCGTAGAAGAGATATCAAATGTGGGAATACTACTAATAAGTCAGAGCGAATTGGATGGTTGGGCCGAGGCCCCTCCTTCCCCGTTGTCTTCTTAAAAGTTCTGCAATGTATACTTGTTAATTACCTGCATGCACTTGTAGAATGCTGTGCCAGGAACGTAGATTGGAAATGCTATTAGTCCCCGAGTAAATGCGTCGAATTGCTTCCACAACTTCCCATCTGAGCTTGAAGAGTCATAGCTGATTAACCTCTTTGATGTGACACTGAATATCATCTACGAGTGCCCAAACTTGGAGTTAATTTGTCTAGCTATAGCAATAATATGATTATTTTTTGAGGGAGAGGTTGATAGTGACATACACTTGAGGTTGCCTCTTTAAGTTCGATGCTGGGCTGATCGAGCCACGAGAGCAGGCTGGCTTGGGTCGCTCGCTGAACATCATGGAGCAGGACTAGCCTGAGATTTTCAGGGCCCAAGAGCTTAAGGACCAGACTCCTCATGTGCTTGTGGAAGGATCCGAGTGTTGCGATGATGCAGTCAGCTCCGAGGATCCTCATGAACGACTCCGGATACCAGATTTGGAATAGCTTCTCCTCTTGCTGGAATACCAAGTTGTTTAGCTCTTGATCCATGGACACGATGAGGTCTTGATTGAACAAATCTGTCCTGAAAATTGGACCATACCTGAAATTTGAACCATTGGACGATTTAATTGTACCTAGCGCATGGACTTCCGATAGATTTTTCCCCCCTACACAGAGGAAGTGCATGTTTGCAGAACCTTCAACGTGATAATTATTGATGGTTGGCTCGCCACTAGTTAGTATAGGACGACAACTATGTTTGGAGTGTACAGTTACGAAGTGATAATTTAAATCTTATTTAGCAATTTGCAGTGTTATGCGATTCCAGAGAGTGCACATCATACTCTCACCAACAAATTAGAGATGGAATATGACCATAAAGTACTATCATACAAGTCACGCTGTTTCCTAAGACCTATGATCAGGCGGCGACGGCGCTTGTGCACTGTTTCCTTATTGAAGGCGTCACTTTTGGAGAATTTGGACTCCGGGTGCCGCCTTCGCAGTGGTTTGTGTTGCAGCTACATGGTTTTGACCACCGTAGCGggatctttatttttcttttttcattttcttcttttttgttttagGGCTGTGTGCATTCGTAATGTATGTGGGACATTTTGCTGTTGCAGAGGGTGGATGTAATTAGTATCTTCGGGATATTAATATATTATCTTTGTTGAAATCATACAAGTCACACAAAGACGGGAAGTGATGTTCAACTACCATGCAATCAAGTTAACATAATATAGCTTCAATTATTGTTAGAAAAtttcatcgaaacatatcaacattaGATCTACTTTTAAATATCTCGTCACAGTGAAACCGAAAGAAAACAGAGACCATCATTTATAGGTACACAATTTGAGAGATCAAAGGTTTTTAACATTTTTAAACTGAGATAATCTTGTTGATATCATTCTTGCATGTGAATTTATAGGTACTGTTTCACGTATGTTTATGTATGTTTCACGTATGTTTATGAATTTATAGGCACTGTTTCTCACTAAGAGAAGGGGCTGTGGGGTGGATTTTGCTGCCTCACTATTATATGGGCTGGTACAGGTTACCTGCCGAAGACCTTTTTTTTAAGTTTCAGTCTCGACAATCTATACAGGGCCTTGTTTCGGGACCCTGATGGAGATGCTCTAAGACAAATAGGTGAGATTGCaaacaagatatatatatatatatatatatatatatatatatatatatatatatatatatatatatatatagttaatGTATTGTTCTAAAGtaatactccctccttttcagTTTATAGATCTTGCGTATCTTTAGGTCGTCAAGTTAAGCAATGTAatatgatttatatatcaaaaaaattataCCATTAGAAGATCATTTGAagtttctttttttgcggggagaAAATTTGAAATTTCTTATAATGTAATTTTTGTATAAATAACTCATATtatattgatcaaattatcgatatAGGTGTGGACCCAATAAATCTAGAAACACACACGTAGACTCGTGCTACACCGTGCATGCGCATCAGAGTACGTAGTACCTGCATACTTTCGAGTATGTTTGTTAGCAAATGAAATCCACTTTACTTTTAGGGGACACACTAGGTAGCTTTCCGTGCAGTGCGGTATCATACTCCTCCAATAAAATACGTCAATAAATGTGTCAAGAAATTTAATGATCAACCCCCGGATCGAACAGGTCAGGCAATACAAGCCTTGTCTCTGAATTTTGTACATGCAGCCTCTAAACTGGCGGTGATCCCTTGGAAGAAACCACTCCAGAACCAAGTAGCTCTGAATGTGGATGCTGCTTTTTCAGAAGAGGATCATATGGGAGCTTGTGGAGCAATCTTGCAAGATTACAGAGGCTTATTTGTTGGAGCTGCGACGACAAAACTTGATCATGTAGCCGATGTGCTTTCGGCTGAGGCCGCAGCTCTAGTGGAGGGCCTCAAACTCGCTAACTTGGCTGGCTGTAATTCTGTCCGAGTTCAAACGGACAACCTAGTTCTGGTGGAGGCTCTACAACAAAATTTGGGCATTCGATGATGGCAGCGCCAATTCTAGAAGAATGCAGGTTATTACTAGTTGATTTCGGGAAGGTCGTTTTAGAGCATTGTAATCGGGACTCTAATAAGGTAGCTCATGTGCTAGCGCAGAATGGCCGTGTTGATCCACCAAACTTGTGGTTGGACTCACCGCCCCTTTTATTTCTGAAATTAGCAGACGGTGTAAGCTTTGGTTGAATTTAATAAAGCTAGCAACGATGGTATTCCCCTCAAAAGAatgtatattttattttatttgtttgatTTACTATTCGTCGTGCTATTCTCTAACATATGAAATATGTTTTATGTAGTAATAAGTGAGAATCATCTTGACAATATTGTGTTTTTGTGAGAGCAAGTATAATAATGTGCTTATAGTTCGCTTACATGTCATTTTTGCTCATGTGGAGAAGAGAGACATGAAAAATGAGGGAGTGTGGACTCTCATGCAAGAGTCTAGCAATGTGTTTGCTCCTAGATAAATACAATAAAtacgaagaaaaagaaaaggacaaGGTTAAAAAGGTACTACTACTCTAATAGCCAACCTCAGGGCAGGAAATATGGGGCCCGGAGAAAATTGAAATATGGGCCCTAACAAAAATTTCCACATACAAATGTACCAGAGACGGTATCAAAACAAAATAACTAGATACATACATTGAAATGGCACCGTTGAAGTGGTCGATGGGTGCAGTGTGATCTCCTCCCATTGACTTTACTCTCAACATTTTTTATAATAAGGGCTCCCCTCCAATTTCATTGATCAGAAACCATATTGTCTTTTACACTTCCCTCTTAACATGGGCGCATGGGGAGCGATGATGGGGCGTATTTGTGCTGGCGCATAGGAGATCAAACATTGGTCACAAGAACCGGGCGATCGCATATGAGATCAAGCCAAATTTCCTTTACCTTCTTGCGAGCTAAATTCTGCTCGCACGCCATGGTGGAGATTGGAGAACAGGCTAATTTTTAGCATGGCAAAACTGATTGCATATGACATAAAATGTATAATCTCTGAATAAAAAAATAATAGCAAAGTAGGATATTACAAAATGTACATCACTAACTAAAGCCAGTAGAACTATCAACCATCAATTTATGGCATGAAACCAACCTTCCAAAAACACACGAATGATCATTGATATTTCTTGGTTTATTAGTTCCCATTATATTTTGGGTCAAGCCataaattaaactaataaaatatGAGTTATAAAGAATGGTAGCATTAAAAACTAATTCCATCTTCTTTTAAAAAGGCCtggtagaaataaaaaataaaaaggctaATTCTTGTCTTTTTTAGAAAAAAAGCTAATTCATGTCTTTTTTTAGCAACTTGAACCTGTGTGCTTCGGCCCAGCCCGATATAGCCCATGACAACTTAACCAGAAAGCAAGGCCCAACGGCCAGATCGCTACAAGAAAAACGATTCGGCTTTCTTGTTCCTGAGACACACACAGCTACCGTGCTCTAATGGTGGCATCCTCGAGGCTGGGATATAGGTGCTCTGTGCTCACACACAGACCTGGGAGGGAGCCCCTTTGGtttgctgcccccccccccccccccccctccccctcccccggcaACCTTACAACATATCATACTATATAAGTAACTATAAATGATGGTCGGAAGTTGCATATAGCCAACAATTGGCTATACTAGTAGCCGTActtttatatgactttgctatttgtcaGCGGGTTTTTTATGTGTGTGCGTTGGTGTTAGCTGTGTGCATCGTAggtatgcagaggccgggtgtgtgcgtTAATAAAATCCACAATTTGTTGGGGAGAAAAGCCATACTCTTAGCAAAAATTGAAAATCAGATAGAGTTGAATCTTTGTTCTTTTTAGGTATGTAGTAGCTTAAACGGCAACCAACATGTTAAGACTTGGACCAAACCAATCCAATGATGTTTTGCCAAATAAAGCACATCTAGATTTGCTCCCATGATGCCTTCGGTTCAGATATTCCAAATATGCGGATATAATATTTTCAGGTTGGCATGAGAGATATCAAATCAAGGCACGTGTATCTGTCACTCAAACCAAGATGGATTAAGACATCAAAACTGTGCTGAGGAGTGGGGACTACCATTTTGTTGATTAAACTTTGAAAACGTCTATCAAGGTTTCGTCCTTAGCTACTTGTTCGGATGTTCTCGTTTGTTTCTTGCGGTTTTTAGAGTTAGAGAATGTTTCTTTGCTTTTAGGCCACCTAACTATTTATTCTAACAAATTGGTACCTATGAAATATATGTATTATATTTCAAACATGTGTAAATcattgttttaaatagcgggctatgcgAAATAGCGGCGGTCCTCCAAATTAGTTATAGTGAAGCTATAGCCGGTTATTTCAGAACATTTTTTTGACAATTTTACATAAATGCTGTATCCTATCATTTAATGGCACCTTGCTCAAACAAACCGCTATAAAGGAGCCGTAGTCGGCTTCTAAACTTTGTACATAATGGAACCTGGGCTGCTCTGAAGCCTCCCTGGTCATCTGAAAAAATAAAACACTTAACCCAATTTTCATAAGCATACGTGAAACAATAGTCAAAGTTTATTGGACGATCAAACCTGCACCTACGTGATACATGCGTGCAAGTCATTTGCCTAGCTACTTCTTGTATTTCAAAACAGTATTAGCTTGCAGAGACCGGGAGTAATCCACATTTTTAAATAAAAAAACAGTATTAGCGTTGAGATAGGATACACGTAGTACTAGTTAGTAAGTTCTCCCCCGCAAAAGAATAAAATTAATTAGCGAGTTTTGGCTCTAAATATTTAAGGAAAAAATTAACTTCGATGTCCTTCAAGTTGGACTAAAGCAGTGTCCAAAGATTATTGATGGTA
Protein-coding regions in this window:
- the LOC123163898 gene encoding cytochrome P450 87A3-like, whose translation is MACEQNLARKKLQHKPLRRRHPESKFSKSDAFNKETVHKRRRRLIIGLRKQRDLYGPIFRTDLFNQDLIVSMDQELNNLVFQQEEKLFQIWYPESFMRILGADCIIATLGSFHKHMRSLVLKLLGPENLRLVLLHDVQRATQASLLSWLDQPSIELKEATSSMIFSVTSKRLISYDSSSSDGKLWKQFDAFTRGLIAFPIYVPGTAFYKCMQGRKNVMKILTKMLDERKRASRQDSVDFLDLLLDDLKKEKLLRNEKIALDLLFLLLFVGFETTSSGITAALKFLTDDPKALQELIEEHQSIRKRRVDPDSEITWEEYKSMKFTSHVIHEALRLSNIAPVMFRKATEDVHIKGYTIPKGSKIMTDPSSVHLDSTVYKDPIVFNPWRWKGTTVEPVGGTSKEFMAFGGGVRLCVGADFAKLQMAIFLHCLVTKYRWKAIKGGTMSLSPGLQFPGGFHIQLLPRA